The uncultured Cohaesibacter sp. genome window below encodes:
- a CDS encoding lipoate--protein ligase family protein has translation MHGEYKVHGGKLVVADLDIQDGVMRNIQIAGDFFLEPAEALEDICAALDGLSATSSVEEIASAITTRLDDDVAMIGFTPESVAIAVRRALGVSKTWRDYEWQIIDSEAVAPAMHLALDEVLAREVATGRRAPTLRFWEWDRAAIIIGKFQSLKNEVDMDATKELGVQVIRRVTGGGAMFVEKGTAITYSLYAPAELVADMSFADSYAFLDNWVLKALNEIGIDAFYKPLNDISSTKGKIGGAAQKRYQKSTVLHHVTMAYDMDASKMMQVLRIGREKLSDKGTASAAKRVDPVKSQTGMERRAVIDHMKATFKTLNGGTDGNITPEEYAAAEKLVAERFATEEWLNQIP, from the coding sequence ATGCACGGCGAATACAAGGTACATGGTGGAAAACTGGTCGTTGCCGATCTTGACATTCAGGACGGTGTCATGCGCAACATTCAGATTGCGGGCGACTTTTTCCTCGAACCGGCCGAAGCTCTGGAAGACATCTGTGCGGCTCTGGATGGTCTCTCGGCGACATCTTCCGTTGAGGAAATTGCCTCGGCCATTACGACCAGGCTGGATGACGATGTTGCCATGATCGGCTTTACGCCCGAGTCTGTTGCCATCGCGGTAAGGCGCGCTCTCGGTGTTTCAAAAACATGGCGCGACTACGAATGGCAGATCATCGATTCTGAAGCAGTGGCACCCGCCATGCATCTGGCTCTTGATGAAGTTCTGGCCCGCGAAGTGGCTACCGGTCGGCGTGCACCAACGTTGCGTTTCTGGGAGTGGGACAGGGCCGCCATCATCATCGGCAAGTTCCAGTCGCTGAAGAATGAAGTCGACATGGACGCGACAAAGGAACTGGGCGTCCAGGTGATCCGCCGCGTTACGGGCGGTGGCGCCATGTTCGTGGAAAAGGGCACCGCGATCACATATTCGCTCTATGCCCCGGCAGAACTGGTTGCCGACATGAGCTTTGCCGATTCCTATGCCTTTCTCGACAACTGGGTGTTGAAGGCGCTCAACGAGATCGGCATCGATGCCTTCTACAAGCCGCTCAACGACATTTCCAGCACCAAGGGCAAGATTGGTGGCGCGGCTCAGAAGCGCTACCAGAAAAGCACCGTGCTGCATCATGTGACCATGGCTTACGACATGGACGCTTCCAAGATGATGCAGGTGCTTCGCATCGGGCGCGAAAAACTGTCGGACAAGGGGACTGCCAGTGCGGCCAAGCGCGTTGATCCGGTCAAAAGTCAGACCGGCATGGAACGGCGCGCCGTCATCGATCACATGAAGGCAACTTTCAAGACGCTTAATGGCGGGACGGACGGCAACATCACGCCGGAAGAATATGCCGCAGCTGAAAAGCTGGTGGCTGAGAGATTTGCAACCGAAGAATGGCTCAACCAGATCCCTTGA
- a CDS encoding MarR family transcriptional regulator, whose translation MTEFAGVGFLLKQINDKLSQYMNNELHPFGLTHTQAKFLRFLNDRKGMDTSQKDIEDHFGIAHSTVIGVLKRLEQKDLVALVQDPVDRRKKLVVLLPAEEKIHAQVQIAKKRIDQQMIKGMSPQQIDALETSLRQLHENIHELMNKNK comes from the coding sequence ATGACCGAGTTTGCCGGTGTCGGTTTTCTGCTCAAGCAGATCAATGACAAACTGAGCCAGTATATGAACAACGAGCTGCATCCTTTCGGGTTGACCCACACGCAGGCCAAATTTCTGCGGTTTCTCAATGATCGGAAGGGAATGGATACCTCGCAAAAAGACATCGAGGACCATTTCGGCATCGCGCATTCAACGGTTATCGGGGTTCTGAAGCGTCTGGAGCAGAAGGATCTTGTTGCCTTGGTTCAGGATCCGGTCGATCGCCGCAAGAAACTGGTCGTCCTGCTGCCTGCGGAAGAAAAGATCCATGCGCAGGTTCAGATCGCCAAGAAACGGATTGACCAGCAGATGATCAAGGGCATGTCGCCACAGCAGATCGATGCACTCGAAACAAGCCTCAGGCAACTCCATGAAAACATTCACGAACTCATGAACAAAAACAAATAG
- the argE gene encoding acetylornithine deacetylase: MTKTAIEFISKLVSFDTSSYKSNLDLIDYVRDYLAGFGIESTYVYNEDKTKANLFAVVGPNVEGGIILSGHTDCVPVEGQPWDSDPFTVVEKDGRLYGRGVADMKSFSAIALSLVPQMVKADLKRPIILALSYDEEIGCVGAPSMIREIAKQLPKPAAAIVGEPTLMKMVNAHKGINVYKTTVTGQEAHSSKLHLGVSAVMTAAKLVCFLEGQLNYYKEHSFPDSGFEPPYTTVHVGMIEGGTAPNIVSRECTFYWDVRDMPWDKISDITERFEDYCAELREEMRKSAKGADITTEIIASAPPLAPEDEGAAETLLRHLTGQNSGSVVPYGTEGGQFQDEGISTVVCGPGSIDQAHKANEFIEVSEVEKAVSFLTKLIDYQAKS, from the coding sequence GTGACCAAAACAGCAATCGAGTTCATTTCCAAACTGGTTTCGTTTGACACAAGCTCATACAAGTCGAACCTCGACCTCATCGATTATGTGAGAGACTATCTCGCAGGGTTCGGCATCGAGAGCACCTATGTCTACAATGAAGACAAGACAAAGGCCAACCTGTTTGCGGTCGTCGGTCCCAATGTGGAAGGCGGCATCATTCTGAGCGGACATACCGATTGCGTGCCTGTTGAAGGGCAGCCCTGGGATTCGGATCCCTTCACTGTTGTTGAAAAAGATGGCCGCCTTTATGGTCGCGGCGTTGCCGACATGAAGAGCTTTTCAGCCATCGCGCTGTCGCTTGTTCCGCAAATGGTGAAGGCAGATCTCAAACGGCCAATCATTCTGGCTCTTTCCTATGATGAAGAAATCGGCTGCGTCGGTGCACCATCCATGATCCGGGAAATCGCCAAACAGCTTCCGAAGCCTGCAGCAGCCATCGTCGGTGAACCGACGCTTATGAAAATGGTCAATGCCCATAAGGGTATCAATGTCTACAAGACCACGGTGACCGGGCAGGAAGCGCATTCCTCCAAGCTGCATCTGGGTGTTAGCGCCGTCATGACGGCTGCCAAGCTCGTCTGCTTTCTTGAAGGGCAGCTCAATTACTACAAGGAACACAGCTTCCCAGACAGCGGCTTCGAACCTCCTTATACCACGGTTCACGTTGGTATGATCGAAGGTGGCACCGCCCCGAATATCGTTTCCCGTGAATGCACGTTCTATTGGGATGTTCGGGATATGCCGTGGGACAAGATCAGCGATATCACGGAGCGGTTTGAAGACTATTGTGCTGAATTGCGTGAGGAAATGCGCAAGTCTGCAAAGGGCGCGGATATCACCACCGAGATCATCGCGTCTGCTCCTCCTCTGGCTCCGGAGGATGAAGGGGCTGCCGAAACCCTGCTGCGTCACCTGACGGGACAGAACTCCGGAAGTGTCGTGCCCTATGGCACCGAAGGTGGTCAATTCCAGGACGAGGGGATTTCCACAGTGGTCTGTGGCCCCGGATCGATCGATCAGGCGCACAAGGCCAACGAGTTTATCGAAGTTTCTGAAGTCGAAAAGGCGGTGTCTTTCCTGACCAAGCTCATCGACTATCAGGCAAAAAGCTGA
- a CDS encoding MATE family efflux transporter: protein MKPQDTSQENYLFERMPVPRAILVNALPTVAGMVVILIYNIADTFFVGQTNDPFQVAAVSLATPVFLLFMATGNLIGIGGTSVISRALGEKRPGFANAVSSFCFYASWIVGIIFAGVFLVEMPRILNAIGVSENTIAPTRDYLMYVAPSAPFVIMGVAFGNIVRAAGKAKEAMFGMMLGTGLNIILDPFFILTLDMGVAGAAIATLIGNIVSALYFWHLVAGNRTSLSISFSDFRIRGVLWPVVAIGVPAALNNVLMSTSIIVLNNVLSSYGDIALAAMGVATKVSMIAVLLQIGLGVSIQPLLGYNYGAKNSERFRSILQTAIIYALIMGSVLTFVSWLGSGYIVKAFIEDQAVYDQGVRFVRALLLTGPVIGIMFIYINTLQAMGAAKESLVLSVSRQGFIFIPMIFVLNHLFGLSGVVYAQPVADVMAILISVALVYPHLAKYLPKHDSTGTHDKDLGSQPAQ, encoded by the coding sequence ATGAAACCGCAAGATACCTCCCAAGAGAACTACCTGTTTGAACGAATGCCCGTCCCGCGCGCCATTCTCGTCAATGCCCTGCCGACCGTGGCCGGCATGGTTGTCATTCTCATCTACAATATCGCCGATACCTTCTTTGTCGGCCAGACCAATGATCCGTTTCAGGTGGCCGCCGTATCCCTCGCCACGCCAGTGTTCCTGCTCTTCATGGCGACTGGCAACCTGATCGGTATTGGCGGCACATCGGTCATCTCCCGCGCCCTTGGCGAAAAACGCCCCGGTTTTGCAAACGCCGTCAGTTCCTTCTGCTTCTATGCCTCATGGATCGTCGGCATCATATTCGCCGGCGTGTTTCTCGTCGAAATGCCGCGCATACTGAATGCTATCGGCGTCAGCGAGAACACCATAGCCCCAACCCGCGATTACCTGATGTATGTGGCCCCCAGCGCGCCGTTCGTCATCATGGGTGTCGCGTTTGGCAATATTGTCCGTGCCGCGGGAAAGGCAAAGGAAGCGATGTTCGGCATGATGCTCGGCACAGGCCTCAACATCATTCTTGATCCGTTTTTCATTCTGACACTCGACATGGGCGTTGCGGGCGCAGCCATCGCCACCCTTATCGGCAATATCGTCTCCGCGCTCTATTTCTGGCACCTGGTGGCTGGCAACAGGACCTCGCTTTCCATCAGCTTTTCGGACTTCCGAATTCGCGGTGTACTGTGGCCAGTTGTCGCCATCGGGGTTCCCGCAGCCCTCAACAACGTGCTGATGAGCACGTCGATTATCGTACTCAACAATGTGCTGTCGAGTTATGGCGACATTGCCCTTGCCGCCATGGGAGTGGCCACGAAGGTTTCCATGATCGCTGTGCTGCTGCAGATCGGACTTGGCGTCAGTATCCAGCCGCTTCTTGGCTATAACTATGGTGCAAAAAACTCAGAGCGCTTCCGGTCGATCCTGCAGACGGCCATCATCTACGCACTCATCATGGGGTCTGTCCTGACCTTCGTCAGTTGGCTTGGTTCGGGCTACATCGTCAAAGCCTTCATCGAGGATCAGGCCGTCTATGATCAGGGTGTCCGCTTCGTGAGAGCGCTTCTGCTAACCGGCCCGGTCATCGGCATCATGTTCATTTACATCAACACGCTGCAAGCCATGGGAGCGGCAAAGGAATCTCTGGTCCTGTCGGTCAGTCGCCAGGGGTTCATCTTCATTCCCATGATCTTTGTGCTTAATCACCTGTTCGGACTATCCGGCGTGGTCTATGCGCAACCGGTCGCCGATGTCATGGCCATTCTCATTTCTGTTGCGCTGGTCTATCCGCACCTGGCCAAGTATCTGCCAAAACATGATTCAACCGGCACCCACGACAAAGACCTTGGCAGCCAGCCTGCCCAATAA
- a CDS encoding ABC transporter permease has translation MKQALKRFFDGDLWYSFSHSPVVILSAVITLLIILSAIFAPIIAPHNPFDLASIDIMDSNLPPAWNEFDGDMRFLLGTDDQGRDILSTILYGARISLLVGFASVAFSVVLGVGLGLISGYAGGRTDTFIMRIADVQLSFPAILIALLIDGVARGIFPRDLHDDLAIYVLIFAIGISGWVQYARTVRGATMVEKGKEYVQAARVIGIRPGTILFRHILPNVTGPVLVIGTIHLALAIITEATLSFLGVGVPPTTPSLGTLIRIGNDYLFSGEWWISIFPGIALILLVLAVNLLGDWLRDALNPKLR, from the coding sequence ATGAAACAAGCCTTGAAACGGTTTTTTGACGGCGACCTTTGGTACAGCTTTTCCCATTCTCCCGTCGTAATCCTGTCAGCGGTGATCACTCTGCTTATCATCCTGTCAGCCATTTTTGCCCCGATAATCGCGCCACACAATCCGTTCGATCTTGCATCGATCGACATCATGGATTCCAACCTGCCACCTGCATGGAACGAGTTCGATGGCGACATGCGCTTCCTGCTAGGAACCGATGATCAGGGCCGCGACATCCTGTCGACCATTCTCTATGGTGCCCGTATTTCACTGCTCGTCGGCTTTGCTTCGGTTGCCTTCTCGGTCGTCCTCGGCGTTGGCCTTGGTCTCATCAGTGGCTATGCTGGCGGTCGTACCGATACTTTCATCATGCGTATTGCCGACGTTCAGCTGTCTTTCCCGGCAATTCTCATTGCCCTGCTGATTGATGGTGTGGCCCGCGGCATTTTTCCAAGGGATCTGCATGACGATTTGGCCATCTATGTTCTGATCTTTGCCATCGGCATTTCCGGTTGGGTGCAATACGCCCGTACGGTGCGTGGTGCCACCATGGTGGAGAAGGGCAAGGAATATGTGCAGGCAGCCCGTGTCATCGGCATTCGCCCCGGCACCATCCTGTTTCGTCACATCCTGCCAAACGTTACGGGTCCGGTGCTCGTGATAGGCACCATTCATCTGGCTCTGGCCATCATCACCGAGGCAACCCTTAGCTTCCTCGGCGTCGGTGTGCCGCCAACCACACCGTCACTGGGTACCCTGATCCGCATCGGTAACGACTATCTGTTCTCCGGCGAATGGTGGATCTCGATCTTCCCCGGTATCGCTCTCATTCTGCTCGTCCTTGCCGTCAACCTTCTGGGTGACTGGCTGCGCGATGCGCTAAACCCGAAACTGCGATAA
- a CDS encoding ABC transporter permease, with protein MISFIVKRLLQSVMVMLTVAFVAFALFNYVGDPISNMVGQDTTFAEREQLREQLGLNDPFLVQFGRFVGNAVQGDFGLSYHHKQPVSNLIAERMPATLELSLISALISLLLGIPLGVYTALNRDSIVTKIVMTGSLIGVSLPTFLIGILMILLFGVVWRILPTFGRGDVVMLGWWSTGLLTVTGLKSIIMPAFTLALFQMTLIMRLVRAEMLEVLRTDFIKFARARGLPRRSVNYRHALKNTLVPVITITGLQIGSIIAFAIITESVFQWPGMGLLFIQAISDVDIPIMAAYLVMIALFFVVINLIVDILYFLVDPRLRVDRVSGSH; from the coding sequence GTGATTTCATTCATCGTGAAACGTTTGTTGCAAAGTGTGATGGTCATGCTGACCGTGGCTTTCGTTGCCTTTGCGCTCTTCAACTATGTGGGCGACCCGATCAGCAACATGGTCGGTCAGGACACGACCTTTGCCGAGCGCGAGCAGCTCAGGGAACAGCTTGGGCTGAATGACCCGTTCCTTGTTCAGTTCGGCCGATTTGTTGGCAATGCCGTGCAGGGCGACTTCGGTCTTTCCTATCACCACAAGCAACCTGTCAGCAATCTAATCGCCGAGCGCATGCCCGCGACACTGGAGCTGTCTTTGATCTCTGCGTTGATTTCCCTGCTGCTGGGTATTCCGCTGGGGGTCTATACAGCCCTGAACAGGGATAGCATCGTGACCAAGATTGTCATGACAGGATCCCTGATCGGTGTTTCCTTGCCAACATTCCTCATCGGCATTTTGATGATCCTGCTGTTCGGTGTCGTCTGGCGCATTCTGCCGACCTTCGGACGCGGAGATGTCGTCATGCTCGGCTGGTGGTCAACTGGCCTGCTGACCGTGACCGGCCTAAAATCGATCATCATGCCAGCCTTCACGCTTGCCCTGTTCCAGATGACGCTGATCATGCGACTGGTTCGTGCGGAAATGCTCGAAGTGCTGCGTACGGATTTTATCAAGTTTGCCCGCGCGCGCGGTCTGCCACGGCGGTCCGTCAATTATCGTCACGCCCTCAAGAACACACTTGTTCCCGTCATTACCATCACCGGCCTGCAGATTGGCTCGATCATCGCCTTTGCGATCATCACCGAGAGCGTGTTCCAGTGGCCGGGTATGGGGTTGCTCTTCATTCAGGCGATCAGCGACGTGGATATTCCCATCATGGCGGCCTACCTGGTCATGATTGCGCTGTTCTTCGTTGTGATCAACCTGATCGTCGATATCTTGTATTTCCTTGTTGACCCCCGTTTGCGCGTTGATCGCGTCAGCGGTAGTCACTGA
- a CDS encoding aminotransferase class I/II-fold pyridoxal phosphate-dependent enzyme, whose translation MIEFLTRERLRLRASGKWVDFAEDILPSNPAEMDFAIAPVIMNALQSTLDNQKFGYASHGDGGPEARLKAAFKQRMKDRFDWEIDTATTLPVSNLVQAVAASIWAFSEEGDKVALQVPAYPMFHAAIAQTRRTAVCNVMPVVDGRYELDVEALVRQIDEGVKILLLCHPHNPTGRVFSKEELEPVARLAKAHGLTIISDEIHSDILFDGLSHVPFAKMFPDLSDRTITLYSASKTFNIPGLACAVMHFGSDRLQAEFEQKVPAMLLGHPGITGLVATTAAWEEGDSWARENLAVLQSNRDHFVERFWKEMPEVGLCKPQATYLAWADFSAFTISGSPFEFLRDKGRVMGGNGANFGKGYEQFVRFNYATSPEILDEKIDRIFRALKSNSNDLPN comes from the coding sequence ATGATCGAATTTCTCACACGCGAGCGCTTGCGTCTAAGAGCAAGCGGAAAATGGGTGGATTTTGCGGAAGATATCCTGCCTTCCAACCCGGCTGAAATGGACTTCGCCATTGCGCCCGTTATCATGAATGCGCTGCAGTCCACACTGGACAATCAGAAGTTCGGCTACGCTTCTCATGGTGATGGAGGCCCTGAAGCGAGGCTCAAGGCTGCCTTCAAACAACGCATGAAGGATCGTTTTGATTGGGAAATCGACACTGCAACCACGCTGCCGGTCAGCAATTTGGTGCAGGCGGTGGCCGCGTCCATATGGGCGTTCTCGGAAGAGGGGGACAAGGTTGCGCTTCAGGTGCCAGCCTATCCGATGTTCCATGCCGCCATTGCCCAGACGCGTCGCACGGCCGTCTGCAACGTCATGCCGGTTGTCGACGGGCGCTATGAACTTGACGTCGAAGCGCTTGTGCGGCAGATCGATGAAGGCGTGAAGATCCTGCTACTCTGCCATCCGCACAACCCGACCGGACGGGTCTTCTCCAAAGAAGAGCTGGAACCGGTGGCTCGGTTGGCCAAAGCGCACGGCTTGACGATCATTTCCGATGAGATTCACAGCGACATTCTGTTTGACGGTCTGTCGCATGTTCCTTTCGCAAAGATGTTTCCCGATCTCTCGGATCGCACCATCACGCTCTATTCTGCCTCAAAGACCTTCAATATTCCGGGTCTTGCCTGTGCGGTAATGCATTTCGGTTCTGACAGGTTGCAGGCCGAGTTCGAGCAGAAGGTGCCTGCCATGTTACTCGGTCACCCCGGCATAACGGGGCTGGTTGCAACCACGGCCGCCTGGGAAGAGGGGGACAGCTGGGCTCGAGAAAACCTTGCAGTTCTGCAGAGCAATCGTGATCACTTCGTCGAGCGCTTCTGGAAAGAAATGCCGGAAGTTGGTTTGTGCAAGCCGCAAGCGACCTATCTGGCGTGGGCGGACTTCTCGGCCTTCACAATTTCGGGCTCGCCATTTGAATTCCTGCGCGACAAGGGACGTGTCATGGGCGGCAATGGCGCCAATTTTGGCAAGGGCTACGAGCAGTTTGTCCGTTTCAATTATGCGACGTCGCCTGAGATTCTGGACGAGAAGATCGATCGCATATTCAGGGCACTCAAATCGAACAGCAATGATCTGCCGAACTGA
- a CDS encoding ABC transporter substrate-binding protein, producing MTLFKKSLLVAAAIGAIAMAAPSQAQTFKYAFQGDLGSMDPYSLNETFTLGFQGNFYDALTAYDENLKLIPALATSWENPEPNKWIFHLREGVKFHNGNAFTADDVIFSWKRAQTDGSDLRGRAGQIASMTKIDDYTIEATTGQPNAVLMQDLTFLYIMDKEWSEENNTLEATSPSDTNTNNYANLHENGTGPFMVVERQPDVKTKLVRFDGYWKDIKSNVKEIEFTPIKQAATRVAALISGEMDLVYPVPVQDWQRLDEAKGVAPLTGPEARTIFLGMDQERDELLYSNIKGKNPFKDQKVRSAFAHALNLDAIKQKIMRGASTSAGTLIAPQINGYNAEIAKPYTYDPKLSKQLLTEAGYPDGFEVGMDCPNDRYVNDEKTCQAVASMLAKVGIKVDLNAQPKAKYFAKILATGGFDTSFYLLGWTPGSIDAHNAILNLLHSVDKDAQQGMFNLGHYSNARVDELTGEIGKETDPAKRQAMIDEAFQIVKDAVGYLPLHQQPLSWGVRDGVSVVQRADNVLDFRNIVVPE from the coding sequence ATGACATTATTCAAAAAATCGCTGTTGGTAGCCGCTGCAATCGGCGCCATCGCAATGGCTGCTCCGTCGCAGGCACAGACCTTCAAATACGCCTTTCAGGGCGATCTGGGTTCCATGGACCCTTACAGCCTCAACGAAACCTTCACACTGGGCTTCCAGGGCAACTTCTACGATGCTCTGACCGCCTATGACGAAAACCTGAAGCTGATCCCGGCTCTGGCTACGTCCTGGGAAAACCCGGAACCGAACAAGTGGATCTTCCACCTGCGTGAAGGCGTCAAGTTCCACAACGGTAATGCTTTTACCGCTGATGACGTGATCTTCTCCTGGAAGCGCGCCCAGACCGACGGCTCCGACCTTCGCGGTCGCGCAGGCCAGATCGCTTCCATGACCAAGATCGACGATTACACAATCGAAGCCACCACTGGTCAGCCAAACGCTGTTCTGATGCAGGACCTGACGTTCCTCTACATCATGGACAAGGAATGGAGCGAAGAGAACAACACGCTCGAAGCCACCAGCCCGAGCGATACCAACACCAACAACTATGCCAACCTGCATGAAAACGGCACAGGTCCTTTCATGGTTGTTGAGCGTCAGCCGGACGTGAAAACCAAACTGGTTCGCTTCGATGGCTACTGGAAAGACATCAAGTCCAACGTCAAGGAAATCGAATTCACCCCGATCAAGCAGGCCGCAACCCGCGTTGCCGCTCTGATCTCCGGTGAAATGGATCTGGTTTACCCTGTTCCTGTTCAGGACTGGCAGCGTCTCGACGAAGCCAAGGGGGTTGCTCCTCTGACCGGCCCTGAAGCCCGCACCATCTTCCTCGGCATGGACCAGGAACGTGACGAACTGCTCTATTCCAACATCAAGGGCAAGAACCCGTTCAAGGATCAGAAAGTCCGTTCAGCATTTGCTCATGCCCTGAATCTTGATGCTATCAAGCAGAAGATCATGCGCGGCGCTTCCACCTCTGCCGGCACCCTGATTGCGCCGCAGATCAATGGCTATAACGCCGAAATCGCCAAGCCATATACCTACGATCCGAAACTGTCCAAGCAGCTTCTGACCGAAGCCGGGTATCCGGATGGTTTTGAAGTTGGTATGGACTGCCCGAACGATCGCTATGTCAATGACGAGAAAACTTGTCAGGCCGTTGCCAGTATGCTCGCCAAGGTTGGTATCAAGGTTGATCTCAATGCTCAGCCGAAAGCCAAGTACTTCGCAAAGATTCTGGCTACCGGTGGCTTTGACACCAGCTTCTACCTGCTTGGCTGGACTCCGGGTTCCATCGACGCGCACAACGCCATCCTGAACCTTCTGCATTCCGTCGACAAAGACGCACAGCAGGGCATGTTCAACCTCGGCCATTATTCCAACGCTCGTGTTGATGAACTGACCGGGGAAATCGGCAAAGAAACCGATCCTGCAAAACGCCAGGCCATGATCGACGAAGCCTTCCAGATTGTGAAGGACGCTGTTGGCTACCTGCCTCTGCATCAGCAGCCACTGTCCTGGGGTGTTCGCGATGGTGTATCGGTTGTTCAGCGTGCAGATAACGTGCTCGACTTCCGCAACATCGTTGTTCCAGAATAG
- a CDS encoding LysR substrate-binding domain-containing protein translates to MRLRQIEAFRATMNTGTITGAANMMAVTQPSVSRLIADLELNLGFRLFERKGSRLHPTEEALRFYQEVERTFAGIDQLEAVAERILQEQMGLLSVLSTPALATSLMPKVFKRFHELYPETKVRLEVRMPMEIFRHLQSNAGDVAVSNHAAELPGVIQEPLIDAAFVCVIPEGHRLAKKDVITHGDLDGETLIGLSSEGVLNWNKIFKKFRETGIENYNWLSTQHSGSGYALVAENLAIGILEPFSARQWDGRGVVVRPLRPKITFSFSLCFSANKAKSSVAQDFAKLVRQQLVDEPPLHQD, encoded by the coding sequence ATGAGACTGCGACAAATAGAAGCCTTCCGTGCAACGATGAACACCGGCACCATTACCGGGGCTGCAAACATGATGGCAGTTACACAACCCTCGGTCAGTCGACTGATTGCCGATCTTGAGCTCAATCTCGGGTTCCGCTTGTTTGAAAGGAAGGGAAGTCGCCTGCATCCCACTGAAGAAGCGTTGCGTTTCTATCAGGAAGTCGAGCGAACCTTTGCCGGCATCGATCAACTAGAAGCTGTTGCCGAACGTATCCTGCAGGAACAGATGGGCCTGCTCAGCGTGCTATCGACCCCTGCCCTTGCAACCTCACTGATGCCAAAAGTGTTCAAGCGCTTTCATGAGCTTTATCCAGAGACGAAAGTCCGCCTTGAGGTGCGGATGCCGATGGAAATTTTCCGGCACCTACAATCCAATGCTGGGGATGTTGCGGTTTCGAACCACGCTGCCGAGTTGCCTGGCGTCATACAGGAACCCCTGATCGATGCTGCCTTCGTATGCGTCATTCCGGAAGGGCACCGCCTTGCGAAAAAGGATGTCATCACCCATGGCGACCTCGATGGAGAAACCCTGATCGGGCTGTCATCGGAAGGTGTGCTCAACTGGAACAAGATCTTCAAGAAGTTTCGCGAGACCGGAATCGAGAACTACAACTGGCTCTCGACGCAACATTCCGGATCAGGCTATGCGCTGGTGGCCGAAAATCTGGCCATTGGAATTCTGGAGCCCTTTTCAGCGCGTCAATGGGACGGCAGGGGCGTGGTGGTCCGGCCGCTTCGGCCGAAAATCACCTTTTCCTTCTCTTTATGCTTCTCCGCCAACAAGGCGAAGTCCTCCGTCGCGCAGGACTTCGCAAAACTTGTTCGACAACAGCTGGTGGATGAACCACCCCTGCATCAGGACTGA